A stretch of Kazachstania africana CBS 2517 chromosome 7, complete genome DNA encodes these proteins:
- the KAFR0G03020 gene encoding uncharacterized protein (similar to Saccharomyces cerevisiae YOL036W and YIR016W; ancestral locus Anc_7.121): MDLSSSSPSNRNISVKGNGTLQNTSNQPPVLIMNLTNISNFNSVSTTLTGAATHLDDIKEEEDIELTRLQTDQSSLSITTPLDAANSFLTNNDNSSNNSEISAFSAPVNGMSPTGHSNTNNISHHDVKEILPESANKMNSHEEFSLLPPLPNPSELEIDNLEISTNVDEETKFYPPTHNTEEVTNNIAGATTTVGVVEPHILDKHMDEADPNTSFDLAKALEIPATTGRSNSVNTSGHDSNSNQLEQPAKITLKKISSTLLSDDLAIGAKDVSSLVEESTSLEKIASNSSTTNVPRYLANSSIRDSTDSPKHINLPHLNTSIERSVIESPYTATKGITGHIKTKSTNFSLEGTYLLSMNLPHMPSPTLKYDSNTTSPPKIGLIRRASSAMLRKASFKINKDIDVETPNTPGTISPSFSDIHNQMHLERTRTNSLSSNHSITLTRTSSISSKVKRGFSRIISSSNNNIKRVVSTSNFNLNKTAGTAMDTASSFDKNDGVLSPKNTKYTGVDYFNLPRRKDSVKTVSRIPLRSADQKIMVNISSLKEHVPTVYVTEDVTDLDVVSLIKQTGLLADKYGHGSDNIHVDEYLKLLAQTKKLEDQRFQIIEKNFEESGWCSVHELNNLRRKRMAINKMWSDKISNFDK; the protein is encoded by the coding sequence ATGGATTTATCAAGCTCATCTCCTTCAAATCGAAATATATCCGTCAAGGGAAACGGTACTCTTCAAAATACTTCGAACCAGCCACCTGTGCTGATAATGAATCTCACAAATATAAGCAATTTTAACTCAGTTTCAACAACGTTAACCGGTGCAGCCACTCATTTGGACgatattaaagaagaagaagacattGAATTGACCAGATTACAAACAGACCAAAGTTCTTTGAGTATTACGACACCTCTCGATGCAGCAAACTCTTTTTTAACAAATAACGATAACAGTTCAAATAATTCGGAAATTAGTGCATTCTCAGCACCTGTTAACGGTATGAGTCCAACTGGTCATAGTAATACGAATAATATAAGTCATCATGATGTCAAGGAAATCTTACCAGAGAGTGCGAATAAGATGAATAGTCATGAGGAGTTTTCTCTGCTTCCTCCTTTACCAAACCCATCAGAATTAGAAATAGATAATCTCGAGATTAGTACCAACGTAGACGAAGAAACGAAATTTTATCCTCCAACACACAACACTGAAGAGGTTACCAATAATATAGCAGGTGCGACAACCACTGTGGGCGTTGTGGAACCTCATATATTGGATAAACACATGGATGAAGCGGATCCTAATACGTCGTTTGATTTAGCTAAAGCACTGGAAATTCCTGCTACTACAGGTAGATCAAATAGTGTCAATACAAGTGGCCATGATAGTAATTCGAATCAATTGGAACAACCGGCAAAGATAacattaaagaaaatttctaGCACTTTATTGAGTGATGATTTGGCAATAGGTGCTAAAGATGTTTCGAGTCTGGTAGAAGAATCAACATCCTTGGAAAAAATAGCAAGTAATTCCTCTACTACAAACGTACCTAGATATCTAGCTAATTCAAGTATTCGAGACAGTACAGATAGTCCAAAGCATATTAATTTACCACATTTGAATACATCGATTGAAAGATCTGTTATTGAGAGTCCCTATACCGCAACAAAGGGAATCACGGGTCATATAAAAACCAAGTCgacaaatttttctcttgaGGGAACTTATTTATTGTCAATGAATCTACCTCACATGCCATCACCAACGTTGAAGTACGATTCCAATACAACAAGCCCACCAAAAATCGGACTAATACGGAGGGCCTCCAGTGCAATGTTAAGAAAGGCGTCTTTCAAGATAAACAAAGATATTGACGTTGAAACTCCTAATACTCCAGGTACAATCAGTCCTTCATTTTCAGACATTCATAATCAAATGCATCTAGAAAGAACAAGGACCAACTCCTTATCTAGCAACCATTCAATAACTTTAACGAGAACTTCATCGATAAGTTCAAAAGTTAAACGTGGATTTTCTAGGATAATAAgttcatctaataataatatcaaaaggGTTGTATcaacttcaaatttcaatttaaatAAAACAGCAGGTACAGCTATGGATACTGCTTCTTCGTTCgataaaaatgatggtGTACTCTCGCCTAAAAACACCAAGTATACAGGAGTGGATTATTTCAATCTCCCAAGGCGCAAGGATTCTGTGAAGACAGTATCAAGGATACCTCTAAGGTCGGCTGATCAGAAAATCATGGTCAACATATCAAGTTTGAAAGAACACGTGCCTACGGTTTACGTGACTGAGGATGTTACAGATTTAGATGTGGTTTCTTTAATTAAACAAACAGGTTTACTGGCGGACAAATATGGTCACGGAAGTGATAACATTCATGTTGATGAATATCTGAAACTTTTAGCTCAAACAAAGAAACTTGAAGATCAAAGGTTCCAAATAATagagaagaattttgaGGAAAGTGGTTGGTGCTCTGTTCACGAACTGAATAAtttaagaagaaaacgGATGGCCATCAACAAAATGTGGTCGGACAAAATTTcgaattttgataaataa
- the KAFR0G03010 gene encoding uncharacterized protein (similar to Saccharomyces cerevisiae PDR11 (YIL013C) and AUS1 (YOR011W)), with translation MSISKYFTPVSDASVTFDGTNVDLSANLSADDATDGIQISQLNDVTFKADGGEVVLVLGKPTSALFKSLFHSDKNLNYEPQGSVRFKTNEIKAYNEKCPHQIIYNNEQDVHFPFLTVKQTIDFALSCKFDIPKEERDTIRNDILKNFGLSHVLDTIVGNDFFRGVSGGERKRISIIETFIANGSVYLWDNSTKGLDSSTALDFLSILQTMAKTTKSVNFVKISQASDKIVEKFDKILLLSDSYQIFYGTIDECMTHFRETLGIEKNPNDCMIEYLTSILNLQFKSTQNISDTSISRSASNPKDDFEVKQYPSSFRSESYLYNQWINSPNYNYWKQATSDAINNSNGNTLNPEDITPVYNIPITKQLNLVIRRAFQRSLGDKIYLSAQMISIIIQSIVIGSLFYNTPRTTIGSYSRGSLTFFSLLFFTFLSLAEMPSAFQRQPVITKQAKLRFYHLWVESLATTIFDYSYKFILVVVFSILLYFLAHLQYNAARFFIFLLLLTTYNFSMVSLFSLISLLTPTLAIANLVAGILLLAIAMYASYVIYLSGMHPWFKWIAWINPSMYAMEGILSNELFNMKLSCADSIVPRGVGYDNVSFTKRACAWQGATLGNDYVRGQDYLSTGLSYSYSHVWRNFGVIIAFIVFFICCSLVAAEYIKPRYNDASKKDTISSWIPFVNSSRNANNAVDMATRPRRSESFSSISIINSTKSADGTLEETSVEGVASQKHIISWKNINYTVAGNKQLINDVSGYISSGLTALMGESGAGKTTLLNVLSQRTESGVVTGELLIDGQPLTNINAFRRSIGFVQQQDIHLELLTVKESLEISCILRGDGDKDYILTVSKLLKLPLDKIVADLTPTQKKLLSIGVELVTKPSLLLFLDEPTSGLDSEAALTIVQFLKKLSEQGQAIFCTIHQPSKSVISYFDNIFLLKRGGETVYFGPTSDACDYFMKYNPSLTFNPEAENPADFIIDVVGSNNTGTDSDEIAEAKPTVETKWAEVWSRSQERASIENDLLDLENEARGAGIDFSQRAWTPPSYMGQLRLILRRQYIVTKRDKSYVGAKYALNGGAGLFIGFSFWRIKESIIGLQYSLFFCFMALCVSSPLINQVQDKALKSKEVFIARESRSNTYHWSVLLLAQLLIELPLAITSSTLFFLCAYFCCNFDNSPHIAGVFYLNYIVFAAYYCTFGLWLIYASPNLQTAAVLVAFFYSFTASFCGVMQPKASMGWWIWMYWVSPYTYFIETFVSLVLHERPVVCGVSDLVPGTPPTGETCGDYLANYVAEHGGYVYRPTATNVCAYCTYKDGDEFLKVESMSYDHIWRNFGIQVAYVGFNIFAMFGGYYLTYVRNFWPGVFKVISMLIPFKSQIRKAIKK, from the coding sequence ATGtccatttcaaaatatttcacacCGGTGTCAGATGCATCCGTTACGTTTGACGGGACAAATGTGGACTTAAGTGCCAACCTTAGCGCCGACGATGCCACTGATGGAATCcaaatttctcaattaAACGATGTCACTTTCAAAGCAGATGGTGGTGAAGTCGTGTTAGTCTTAGGTAAGCCAACTTCCGCCTTATTTAAGTCTTTATTCCACAGTgacaaaaatttaaattacGAACCACAAGGTTCTGTAAGGTTCAagacaaatgaaattaaggcttacaatgaaaaatgtcCTCATCAGATTATCTACAATAACGAACAGGATGTTCATTTCCCATTCTTAACAGTTAAACAAACTATCGATTTCGCATTAAGTTGTAAATTCGATATTCCAAAAGAAGAACGTGATACAATTAGAAATGATATCTTAAAGAATTTTGGTCTTTCTCACGTCTTAGATACTATTGTCGGTAACGATTTCTTCCGTGGTGTTTCTGGTGGTGAACGTAAACGTATCTCCATTATCGAAACTTTCATCGCCAATGGTTCTGTTTATCTATGGGATAACTCTACAAAGGGTCTCGATTCTTCCACTGCTTTAGATTTCTTAAGTATTTTACAAACAATGGCAAAGACTACTAAGTCTGTGAATTTTGTTAAGATTTCTCAAGCTTCtgataaaattgttgaaaaattcgataaAATCCTGCTGTTAAGTGATAGctatcaaattttctacGGTACCATCGATGAGTGTATGACACATTTCCGTGAAACTTTAGGGATTGagaaaaatccaaatgatTGTATGATTGAGTATTTAACTTCCATCTTAAACTTACAATTCAAGAGTACTCAAAATATATCCGATACCAGTATTTCTAGATCTGCAAGCAATCCAAAAGATGATTTCGAAGTTAAGCAATATCCATCATCATTCAGATCAGAATCTTACTTATACAATCAATGGATCAATTCCCCAAACTATAATTACTGGAAACAGGCTACTTCGGATGCTATAAACAATTCAAATGGAAACACACTAAATCCAGAAGATATCACCCCAGTTTATAACATTCCAATCACTAAACAACTCAATCTTGTTATCAGGAGAGCCTTTCAAAGAAGTTTAGGTGACAAAATCTATTTGTCTGCTCAAATGATCTCAATTATTATCCAATCTATCGTTATTGGTTCCCTTTTCTATAATACCCCACGTACCACTATTGGTTCTTACTCAAGAGGTTCATtgactttcttttcattgttGTTCTTCACTTTCCTTTCTTTAGCTGAAATGCCTTCCGCTTTCCAAAGACAACCAGTCATTACAAAACAAGCAAAATTACGTTTCTATCACCTATGGGTTGAATCGTTGGCTACAACCATCTTTGACTACAGTTACAAATTCATATTGGTCGTGGTCTTCTCCATTCTATTGTATTTCTTAGCTCATTTACAATATAATGCGGCcagattcttcatcttcttaCTTCTATTAACTACCTATAATTTCTCTATGgtgtcattattttctcttATCTCATTATTAACTCCAACCTTAGCTATTGCTAATTTAGTTGCTGGTATTTTATTGTTAGCAATTGCAATGTACGCTTCTTACGTTATCTACTTGAGTGGTATGCATCCATGGTTCAAATGGATTGCTTGGATCAATCCTTCCATGTATGCCATGGAAGGTATCTTAAGtaatgaattattcaatatgAAATTAAGTTGTGCTGATTCTATTGTTCCAAGAGGTGTGGGTTATGATAATGTTTCTTTTACCAAGAGAGCATGTGCATGGCAAGGTGCTACCCTCGGTAATGACTACGTCAGAGGCCAAGATTATTTGTCCACTGGTCTATCATACAGTTACAGTCATGTCTGGAGAAATTTCGGTGTCATCATAGCTTTCattgttttcttcatctgttGTTCGTTAGTTGCTGCCGAATATATTAAGCCACGTTATAATGATGCTTCTAAGAAGGACACAATTTCCTCCTGGATTCCATTTGTCAATAGTTCTAGAAATGCTAACAATGCTGTTGATATGGCTACTAGACCAAGAAGATCtgaatcattttcatcgatATCTATCATCAATTCTACCAAGTCTGCTGACGGTACTTTAGAAGAAACTAGTGTTGAAGGTGTTGCTTCACAGAAACATATAATTTCatggaaaaatatcaactaTACCGTTGCCGGTAATAAACAGTTGATCAACGACGTCTCCGGTTATATTAGTTCTGGTCTAACTGCCTTAATGGGTGAATCTGGTGCAGGTAAAACGACATTGTTGAATGTTTTATCTCAACGTACTGAAAGTGGTGTCGTAACTGGTGAACTTTTAATTGATGGACAGCCTCTAACCAACATAAACGCTTTTAGAAGAAGTATTGGTTTTGTTCAACAACAAGATATTCATTTGGAACTGTTGACCGTTAAGGAATCTCTTGAAATCTCTTGTATTTTAAGAGGTGATGGTGACAAAGACTATATTTTAACTGTTTCTAAGTTATTAAAACTTCCTTTAGACAAAATCGTTGCCGATTTAACACCCACCCAAAAGAAACTGTTATCCATTGGTGTGGAATTAGTTACTAAGCCTTCtttacttttatttttggatgAACCTACCTCTGGTCTAGATTCTGAAGCTGCGTTAACcattgttcaatttttgaagaaactttCTGAACAAGGACAAGCTATTTTCTGTACTATCCATCAACCTAGTAAGAGTGTTATCAGTTactttgataatattttcctACTGAAGAGAGGTGGTGAAACTGTTTATTTTGGCCCAACTTCTGATGCATGTGATTACTTCATGAAATACAATCCTTCCCTTACCTTTAATCCTGAAGCTGAAAATCCTGCTGATTTTATTATCGACGTTGTCGGTAGTAACAATACTGGAACTGATAGCGATGAGATTGCTGAGGCTAAGCCAACTGTAGAGACGAAATGGGCTGAAGTATGGAGCAGATCTCAAGAAAGAGCCTCTATTGAGAACGATTTACTTGACTTGGAAAATGAAGCCCGTGGCGCTGGTATTGATTTCTCTCAGCGTGCTTGGACACCACCAAGCTACATGGGACAACTCCGTTTGATTTTAAGAAGACAATATATTGTTACTAAGAGAGATAAATCTTATGTTGGAGCTAAATACGCGTTGAATGGTGGTGCAGGTCTCTTTATCGGTTTCTCTTTCTGGAGAATCAAAGAATCTATTATTGGCCTTCAatattctcttttcttctgtTTCATGGCACTTTGTGTGTCATCTCCATTGATTAATCAAGTTCAAGATAAAGCCTTAAAAAGTAAAGAAGTTTTTATTGCTAGAGAATCTAGATCGAACACTTACCACTGGTCCGTATTATTGCTGGCTCAACTTCTTATTGAGTTACCCTTAGCTATTACAAGTTCTACCTTATTCTTCCTGTGTGCCTATTTCTGTTGTAACTTCGATAACTCCCCTCATATTGCTGGTGTTTTCTACTTAAACTACATTGTATTCGCTGCCTACTATTGTACATTCGGTCTATGGTTGATATATGCTTCTCCAAACTTACAAACAGCTGCCGTTTTAGTTGCCTTCTTTTACAGTTTTACGGCCTCCTTCTGTGGGGTTATGCAACCAAAAGCCTCAATGGGCTGGTGGATCTGGATGTATTGGGTTTCACCATATACCTACTTCATTGAAACTTTTGTTTCTCTAGTGTTACATGAGAGACCAGTTGTTTGTGGTGTATCTGATCTAGTTCCTGGTACACCACCAACCGGAGAAACCTGTGGTGATTACTTAGCTAATTATGTTGCTGAACACGGTGGTTACGTGTACAGACCAACTGCCACAAATGTGTGTGCATACTGTACTTATAAGGATGGTGATGAATTCTTGAAGGTTGAAAGCATGTCTTATGATCACATCTGGAGAAACTTCGGTATTCAAGTTGCGTATGTAGGCTTCAACATCTTCGCTATGTTTGGTGGTTACTATTTGACTTATGTACGTAACTTCTGGCCAGGTGTCTTCAAAGTCATTAGCATGTTGATCCCATTCAAATCACAAATTAGAAAGGCTATTAAGAaatag
- the KAFR0G03000 gene encoding uncharacterized protein codes for MKLRMFLSQGFGSIFCYLLFLCGCFSTTASLDAAEADSGVEELVLRAGLSLDISAGTAVLKNESYAMGAGLQERTNVKICLNTVYNSLKWMIGDGWQYLDWEKVLPKVAHIIHMYSAEKTCGVGTSVFNDIKMIYTNTGQNCDTTAEESTIEGALDKAFGNYVRFNKAGIWCMELTHGGSWKGFLLIGPNEDWPSYIWCGDGGKNTCVSGGKGDISWLPSRSDNLVVVDSNTTIGMHHGGLFYSNTTLQHL; via the coding sequence ATGAAATTACGAATGTTTTTATCGCAAGGATTTGGTTCAATATTCTGCTACCTCTTATTTTTATGTGGCTGCTTTTCAACTACTGCCTCGTTAGACGCCGCTGAAGCAGACAGTGGCGTTGAAGAACTAGTACTCAGGGCAGGATTAAGTCTAGATATATCCGCAGGGACAGCTGTACTCAAGAACGAATCCTATGCTATGGGCGCGGGTCTTCAAGAACGCACGAATGTCAAGATCTGCCTGAACACCGTATATAATTCTCTTAAATGGATGATAGGTGATGGCTGGCAGTACCTTGACTGGGAGAAGGTGCTACCCAAAGTGGCCCACATCATCCACATGTATTCAGCAGAGAAGACATGCGGGGTGGGAACAAGtgttttcaatgatattaAAATGATATACACTAATACAGGCCAGAACTGTGATACTACAGCCGAAGAATCTACTATTGAGGGTGCTCTTGACAAAGCGTTCGGTAACTATGTTAGGTTTAATAAGGCAGGGATCTGGTGTATGGAACTCACACATGGGGGTTCATGGAAGGGGTTTCTGCTGATAGGGCCGAACGAGGATTGGCCCAGTTACATCTGGTGTGGCGATGGTGGGAAGAACACTTGTGTATCCGGCGGGAAAGGAGACATATCTTGGCTGCCAAGCAGAAGTGATAACCTAGTTGTCGTCGACAGCAATACCACGATAGGTATGCATCACGGAGGATTGTTCTACAGCAACACCACACTCCAGCATCTATAG
- the QCR6 gene encoding ubiquinol--cytochrome-c reductase subunit 6 (similar to Saccharomyces cerevisiae QCR6 (YFR033C); ancestral locus Anc_7.190), translated as MFGSLVDYMGEIRDQFGPYTARAEDTDDEENESVEAAEVEEGEEEEEEEEEEEEEEGEEQDQLQTLRTQCQETKEGKNLTHHYLECVERVQKQKEDPNYEDLENKEDCVEEFFHLQHYLDGCTTPRLFSKLK; from the exons ATGTTTGGCTCGTTAGTGGATTATATGGGTGAAATAAGGGATCAGTTCGGTCCTTATACAGCTAGAGCTGAAGACACCgatgacgaagaaaat GAGTCTGTTGAAGCTGCGGAAGTagaagaaggagaagaggaggaagaagaggaagaagaggaggaagaagaagaaggagaagaGCAAGATCAACTTCAAACATTAAGAACCCAATGCCAAGAAACGAAAGAAGGTAAAAACCTGACACATCATTACTTGGAATGTGTAGAAAGGGTCCAGAAACAGAAAGAAGATCCAAACTATGAGGATTTagaaaacaaagaagaCTGCGTCGAAGAGTTCTTCCACTTACAGCATTACTTGGATG
- the KAFR0G02990 gene encoding uncharacterized protein (similar to Saccharomyces cerevisiae ADL119W (Scer_YGOB_ADL119W); ancestral locus Anc_7.195), which yields MSTAGIHINNNLAIPDTRFGYVFRKAVQKELRKQVKETDSDNKHINKNLIICKVIARDVILMPFIQSILWTGFLISFKPCLRGFIRFCQRLGPMIKGSILEGNIGKSKTL from the coding sequence ATGAGTACTGCTGGAATCCATATAAACAACAATCTAGCAATTCCTGATACGAGATTCGGTTATGTTTTCAGGAAAGCCGTCCAGAAAGAACTTCGCAAACAAGTGAAAGAAACTGACTCTGATAATAAACATATTAACAAAAATCTTATAATATGTAAAGTCATCGCAAGAGATGTCATTCTAATGCCATTCATACAGAGTATTTTATGGACAGGGTTCTTGATTTCCTTTAAACCATGTCTCAGGGGATTCATTCGATTTTGTCAGAGGCTTGGACCCATGATTAAAGGTTCAATTTTAGAAGGAAATATAGGGAAAAGTAAAACTTTATAG
- the FAF1 gene encoding Faf1p (similar to Saccharomyces cerevisiae FAF1 (YIL019W); ancestral locus Anc_7.192) — MSTDEGYLNALELQRKAFESQFGSLESMGFEDKTKNVQNTSEQESHDASEGRDSSAADSNENDINSDAGDEHTGMSSAEEEEEEEEVKDKVKAHQPKVIKFSGPGDTYIEPSKKEQKMIRCGQTLGKIARRIARNEAKNKKNEKEDENEEAENLKNDVELQQFLKESHLLSAFSNGSRDDNASDAGISLDSIKDGADDSIVYQDDQIMGKARLRTLEMRLKNLSKANGHEKKINKLEKVPMNVRKGMVDKHVQRIKNFEQDAKDGGIILSKVKKGQFRKIESTYKKDIERRIGESVKSKDKKRNAKRERGLKINTIGRSTRNGLVISKDEIKRTSGSASDNIRKKGGKRRW, encoded by the coding sequence ATGTCAACGGATGAAGGGTATTTGAATGCCTTAGAATTACAAAGGAAAGCATTCGAAAGCCAGTTTGGATCGTTGGAGTCCATGGGATTCGAAGACAAGACAAAAAATGTTCAAAACACTAGTGAGCAAGAAAGCCATGATGCAAGCGAAGGAAGGGATAGTTCCGCAGCTGATAGCAATGAGAATGACATCAACAGTGACGCTGGAGATGAGCATACGGGTATGAGCTctgcagaagaagaagaggaagaagaggaagttAAAGATAAAGTTAAAGCACATCAACCAAAAGTGATCAAATTCAGTGGGCCAGGTGATACGTATATTGAGCCAAGTAAGAAAGAACAGAAGATGATAAGGTGTGGTCAAACACTTGGTAAAATAGCGAGAAGGATTGCAAGGAATGAGGCCAAGAATAAGAAGAAcgaaaaagaagatgaaaatgaagaggcagaaaatctgaaaaatgATGTTGAACtacaacaatttttgaaagagtCACATTTACTGAGTGCATTTAGTAATGGATCCAGGGATGACAATGCCAGTGATGCTGGCATAAGTTTAGATAGTATCAAAGATGGCGCCGATGATTCTATTGTTTATCAGGATGACCAGATAATGGGTAAAGCAAGGTTGCGTACCCTTGAGATGAGgttaaagaatttatcaaaggCTAATGGTcatgagaaaaaaattaataaattggaGAAAGTTCCTATGAATGTCAGAAAAGGTATGGTGGACAAGCATGTTCAGCGTATTAAGAATTTCGAGCAAGATGCCAAAGATGGTGGTATTATTTTGTCCAAAGTGAAGAAAGGACAGTTTAGAAAGATCGAGTCCACTTACAAGAAAGATATTGAGAGACGTATTGGTGAAAGTGTGAAaagtaaagataaaaaGAGAAACGCCAAAAGAGAACGTGGTCTTAAGATTAATACAATTGGTAGATCCACCAGAAATGGCCTAGTAATTTctaaagatgaaataaaaCGTACTTCTGGCTCTGCTTCTGATAATATACGTAAAAAGGGCGGTAAAAGGAGATGGTaa